AGAATCTGATGCAACAACATCCCAGAGCAATCAGCAGCGAGCGGCCGGGCTGCACGCCTATACTGAAACTGGCCAAACCATCTTCGTTACTGAAACTGATGAACAAACTCCATTCTTTCTTCGGCATGAACCATGAACAGTTCGATTCGATCTTTCTGGTGAAAGAGTATGCTAGcgttattattatattatattgTACAGTCTTTTTGCTACTAGAAGATTAATCTGTTAATATACCGACCGACACATACAAAtcccaaagaaagaagaagaagaggaggaggaaataTAATTACTGCTAGAATACACAGGCCACCAAATTGAATCGCCAGTTGCATTGGATCACCCACCTCTAGTACTGTAGTAAGTGAAAAAAGAAACAGCGCATGCATTGACCCACTCACTCTGCAGATCTAGATCCCTCGCGGTGTCTACCACAGCACAAGCAGCAGCGTGCTGGTGAGGAGCAGCGTCGCCGCGGAGGCAGCCGTCGTCACGGCCCACGCGCCGGATGAGtgcaacgacgacggcggcgggttGTAGAAGTAGAAGGGGAAGTAGGGCAGGAGCGGGTTGGGCGGGGGCGGCGCCGGGTACATCCCGCCCTGCTGCgacccgccgcctccgccgccggtgGGCGGCGGGTAGTAgaagcctccgcctccgcctccaacGCCGCTGGAAGCAGCAGGAGGCGGCGGGGACGAGTAGATGAtggggcctcctcctcctccgccgccgccggaggggGTAGGATAGGACGGCGTGGTGGGCGGGCAGGGCGTGGCGACCGGCGCCGGGGGAGGGGACGGGGGCGGGTAGTAGGACGGGTTGCAGGGGTTGTCGCAGGACGCGCACAGGGTGCAGGTCGTGCCGTCCTTGAGCACGATGGTGGCCGGCGCCGGGTCGGCACTGCCGAAGCCGCCGAGGCCGGCGGCGAGGAGgatcgggaggaggaggagagctgCCATGACTGATGATAGGGACGGGAGTGGGAGTGAGAGCGTGTGCAGTGTTTCCCAACGATGGTGGGGTACTTAATTTGGAAGGGAAGCAAGAAGGAAGGAAGGTGGCGTGGATTAGTTTTATTTGAGTCGTCTCGTCCCGCCACTTGGTCGCTTTCGCCGGACTTTTTGCGTGCGTAAATAAACGAAAACAATTGCGTCTTTTTGGGTGTGTGTACGCGCCGCATCAGCGGAGTGCAGGCCGGACGGTACCACTTGCCAGGCAGCAGATGAGGCTCGCCGAAGCTGCGTCGGCAGTTCATTACAGGAGCCACACATTATTGTCGTGGGAGAATTGAGGACAACACACATCATAGCTGGACGACTGACGTGAAGATCGGTTCTTCGCAGTTTCAACGTGTGCTGTAAGCTACCCCTGCTACAAAATTATAATTATAGATAGATATATTCAAAATAAGGATCATCAATTATAGAAAATAACGCCGATGGGCATGGGCTGCTGGGCTGAGGAGGTCAGTTGGAGTGGCTTGCATGGTAGGAGTCTATGGCTGGATATGGATTCAGGTCGGCTCGTCATAGCTCGGCTCGTTATGCAAACGAGTCAGAAGACTAGCTCGTCTCGGCTCGTTAGCAAGCTCAAGCTAGCTCATTTGGCTTGTGAGTCAAAGCACAAAAACATAGTACATAGAGATTATAACAGCAAGTTAGCAACAACAAACAAAATACATATGAATTTTGGACTCGTCTTGTGTGAACATGATAACGCGGGGTAGGCCGGTGGGTGACTGGGTGGAGCCATGGGGTCTATTGGGCTACAattttagtgtttaatcatgtTAGACCATAGGCAGAGGGATATATAAACTGCTTAAAGTTGCATTGGGCTGGGCTGAAGGATATATGGACCAATTGTAGTTGTTGTCATGTAAATTACCTTAGCTTGTTTTGGCTCGTGAGCGGCTCGCGCGCTGGCTCATTAATTAATCGAGCTGACTCGAGCTAGCTTGTTAATTAAAAATTCAAACGAGTCGAGCTCGAGCCGGACCACTAACGAGCGAGCTAGCGAGTTACAAGTTTTTCGTCCAAGCCTAGGTAGGAGTCGGTTTATGGTCCGACGAAGGAGCACCAGCCTTAGGGACCATAGTAACCACTAGAGGAGGCAGAGAAAGAAGAACAGAAGATGACCCAGATCTATCTAGAATGTTGGGTCCTAATCCAAACAATTAGGCGATTGGGCTTTAGCGTCATCCTAAATAAACGCAAAAGATTGCCACCTCCAATTAGATACTAAAACCAATTACTTTAGTTGACGGGGCGATTCCCTTAGGGTACTAGCTCTCGTTAGGGGTATTTTAGAACGAAGGAATTTTTCTTCATTCCTATGTTTGCTTATGAAATTAAACCGCCTGTATAAATTTTTGTATGATTTCTGCGTGCCAAAGGTAATAGTCAATCACATTGTGCCTAGAACATTCGTGTCGggtaccaatactagggtacccgaagaggaggagctaatgatcatcaacattgattcatctgagcagtcaagagcgcgactatagctccaaccgacccacAGGCGTGcaagctttgcctcgcccgacctctgggggcggactccacctcgctcgacccctgggggagggctccgcctcgcctgaccccgaggccatgggctctgcctcgcccgatcccaaggccgcaggcttcgcctcgcccgacccttgggttcgcgctccgcctcgcccgaccccaaggctgcgggctccgcctcgcccaatcccgaagtcgcgggctccgcctcgcccaacccttgggttcaCGCTCCACCTCACCGAGCCTCTGGGagagagctccgcctcgcccgaccctgaggccacaggctctgcctcgcccgaccctaaggccacgggctccatctcgctcggcctctgagggagggctccacctcgcccaaccccgaggccacgggctctgcctcgcccgacacttgggttcgcgctccgccttgcccgaccctaagaCCGCGGgatccgccttgcctgacccttgggttcgctctccacctcgcccgaccctgaggtcacgggctccgtctcgtccgacgaagactcataccgccgccaaccactctaggtccaagcatatgagCCAGGGTCAAGACTCTGACGCCAAGGAAGAGACCGACACGCCCTGATGTAacacgtggccatgacgggccatacctgaggattcacattaaGAACAGCGTCAGGCGTACCGgtactattctgcctaaccctcgtacgaacactaaTAGACACTTTGgttcaccacgacatccgccaggacagagtggagcgccatgactggCCGACGATGCCTGCatatggcgccagtgacggacaagACCACGACGTGGCGCCGtccttgttgacatctatagtgtcggtgggacccgcatgaaggagaagaaggacccaacgaCCCTGAGGGCCTTCGgctctctctcttgttcttctctttctctccGCTATAACCCGTGCGTTCCCTTGACcgataaaagggaaagcagggcaccccattaAAGGGCATCGCATCTATTCAGGCTCGATCTGATCGAATCACCCGAACCAATCAGAACATGATACGAGCATTCGGCTGAGCAGTAACCAAGCTCTTAGCACTCGTTCattcttttcaccagagacttgggacccgtccctctctcacccgtttgtaacccctactacaaacttttggtgctagtaacacaagcagcaacaacgaactggacatagggatattctgcacaaaccagtataaacctcatatcctcttagcacaccatccgagacaGACGCGcgatattagaaatttactcgttggtggtaactcaaaacattgaccattggcacgccaggtaggggccttttgcgcatctcgacatccacaccaggcctcggtTGGCTAGTCATAGCGTCAGTTGGGTCTTGGGCACGCACCTGCGCTTTGGgtacctagacttcatcatcatgatggagGGAAAGTTGGCGCAGGCTCccaccgccgtccaacctctccactttgTTGGCCTCGATGCGATCGCTAAGGCGCTtaaggagctacagctgcacgcacTAGAGGCCCGCGCCCCTAGAgacgaccagctcctcggcttcgactacgggaggttagagcgctagctcggcgccttcctgagACCTCGACCGTCCTGagaggacctgcgccacctcaccttcttgttcgccgATGTCATAGCATAGGTTgccagaggagagccgctctctccATAATACCTCATCCGAAGCGCCTCGACAACGTTCAGTCTCCACAACACCATAGAGaacgttggccaccttgtggcgcaacgcacgcCACCATCCCCCAGAAATGAggggttcatggggatgaccaaatatgtcgtgaagtctttccatgacctcctcgcagGAGAAATAGAGTCGCCCTCCACCTCTGATTTTAGCaggaggagccatcacccctctcgtgaatgtttcatgaTAGGAACCCCCTCGAGGGATatgtcaaaagcatccacgaggaagaggctaccccaacgaatgaTCTCGATGATGAGGTAGAGGGGGATATAGGGGCCCTACCCTGCctacgggtggagcagctgaaggcccgacaccaagagcttgaggaagcatgactccaacTCGAGTAGGAATGTGtggagctcgagcaagagatTGAGTGCCATGGAGACGATGGGCGTGCACGTgccatggcccgcgacgtgaacTGAAGGATCATCAAGGATGATGAAGCGCTCCAACACTTTGctcgagcaagccagaacatcgttgctatggtggccttgcttCAAGGGCTTCCGAGTCCTACGACGCTTGAGGATAGTCGGGCCCAttgcgagattcgcacgctactcgagcgtgtgaCAGCGCAAGAGCTCACTGTCCAGacgacgcgagctcgacgccagccaatgCACGCCCTCAGAGCAACCCGACAAGGACCCATCAGTCCACTAGGCACCACAACGTGGGAGGCTATGCACCATGGTCCCAGTGCATGAGTGTCTCGGCCAATACCGTGACGcgcgtgacaccctcgatgctcaTAGGCGTGCCTACAGTGATACGAGGGAGGGGTCTAGCCATGGCTACCAACCTCGTTGTGGTGGATGCTACAacagtggcgaggaccgaagcctgagccccgACCTAttgggaccttaggcctttggcctacacatcctcaacgtcgccTTCCCATCATGGTACCGACCACCGActaacatcctaaaatactctgaGGAAGCGAACCTCGGACTGTGGCTCGagaattatcggcttgcttgctaggtcagtggagcagataatgatgatttcattatccacaaccttccattgtttctAGCCGATTCatcacgaacatggttggaacaccttccgcccaacagaatccaaagttgggcggacctaaaagagatctttgtgggaaacttccagggcatatAAGTGCCTTCCTCGTCAAGCATCTCTATAAGGACTAcggcctcatgaagtggttcttgtctggaggctccaatagagggagcataggaaggaccaCAAGCCGATCGCggacgacgccgaggagaaggacgatgactTTCTGAcgctggatggctacctcatgatctttagagagtcagcagcctatgactccaagcatcgctagAAACTTGTGCGCCTACCTTTCTctgatggtcggagtccgccatatcctttgatcggaccaaccacCCAAAATGCGTCCTGCAGCCAGGacgatatccgctcatggtcgactCGATCATTggcacaaagcggctcaccaaggtactgatggatggaggcagtggccaaaacatcatgtatgccgagacgctcgacgccatgggcatcgaccgatcgcgcaTCCGATCGAccggagcgcctttccatggcatcgtgcttggaaagcaggccgtgccacttggTCAAAttgatctgcccattacctttggggatctgACCAATTACAGGgtagagaccctcaccttcaaggtggttgggttccatggaacataccacgccatcctaggatgtccgtgctatgtgaagttcatggtcatccctaactacacctacttaaagctaaagatgctgggcccatgcggggtcatcaccatcggcacctcctttcagCGCACCTATGAgtacgaggtcgagtgctgcgaacacgcTACGACAATCgttgcctccaaagagcttgtggccatcaggacggaggtcatcgaagaagcacccaacccaAGCGGTCGGTCGGGTCCTTCGATCTAGTAGAGGGCATCATGGAGGTCCTCTTAGACCCTagtggctccaagggcaaagtggcgCGCATTGgaaccacgctttcctccgaataggaaagcgcgctcgtcgacttccaccacgccaatagagacatctttgcgtggaaacccttagacataccaggcattctgagagaagtccctaagcatgccttgaagatcagggcgggctccaagctagtgaaacAGTGCCTACATCGCTTCCACAAGgggaagcgtagggccatcgacgaggagatcacaaagcttttggcagtcgggttcatcaaggaagtataccaccctgagtggttagccaatcctattcttgtatgaaagaagaatgggaaatggagaatatgtgttgactacacaggtctcaacaaaagcatgtccaaagaatccgtttcctttgccatgcatagaccaagtagttgactcaATCTTAGGGTGCGAAacactttgcttccttgatgcgtactccgggtaccatcaaattacgatgaaagagtccgaccaactcgtgacatctttcatcaccccattcagacCGTTCTGCTATGTTACAATgctgttcggtctaaagaacgctagaGCTACGTACCAACATTGTATGCTAAAATGTTTTAGGGGTCTCattgggcgaaccgttgaggcctacgtggatgacattgtggtcaagtccaaacggtCTGACTAGGTCATAGCCAACCTTAAGCAGACCTTCATAAAACTTCaagcaaatggcattaagctcaaccctgagaagtgcatttttggggtcccaaggggtatgatGCTGGGTTTCATCGtctccaagcgtggcatcgaagccaacctagagaagatctcagacATCACATGGATGGgcccgatttagaacataaagggggtacagcgaGTTACAGGATGCCTCGCCgcgctcagccgcttcatctcgtgcctcggtgaaCAAAGTCTCCCCCTCTATCAACTCCTAAAGAAGGctgaccattttgaatggactcccaaggcccaggaggcacttgacatggtcaagcagcttctgacaaAGGCCCTAATCCTAGT
This is a stretch of genomic DNA from Miscanthus floridulus cultivar M001 unplaced genomic scaffold, ASM1932011v1 fs_587_1_2, whole genome shotgun sequence. It encodes these proteins:
- the LOC136532354 gene encoding uncharacterized protein; translated protein: MAALLLLPILLAAGLGGFGSADPAPATIVLKDGTTCTLCASCDNPCNPSYYPPPSPPPAPVATPCPPTTPSYPTPSGGGGGGGGPIIYSSPPPPAASSGVGGGGGGFYYPPPTGGGGGGSQQGGMYPAPPPPNPLLPYFPFYFYNPPPSSLHSSGAWAVTTAASAATLLLTSTLLLVLW